In the Candidatus Glassbacteria bacterium genome, CGTCCTTCGTCCAGTTCCACCAACACTTCCGGAGGCGCCCCCCCGCGCACCTGCACCGCCGCCACTCCCGCCAGCGCCAGCAGGGCAGGCTCGATCTCCTCCTCGGCCAACTGCCGCAGGACGCTCAGAAGCTGTTCTCCCTCCAGCGCCAGGCGCACGATCGGCTCGTCCTCCGGCGAGAACCGCAGGATTTGCGAGGGTTCCACCCCATCCACCGGGGTGATCCGGTCCAGTTTTTCCCGCACTTCCAGGGCGGCCAGAGCCATGGAGGTATCCCACTGGTACTCCAGCACGATTTCCGACAGGCCCGGCCGGGNNNNNNNNNNNNAGTTCCACCAGACCGGAGGCGACACTGAGCTGGGCTTCCAGGGGAGCGGTCACGAATTGCTCGACCTCCCCCGGGGCGCTGCCCGGGTAGGCCGTACGCACCGTCAGGGTGGGATGGGAAAAACGGGGCAGCAGCGCCACTTCCAGCCGTTGATACGCCACCGCGCCGAAGATCAGCACCCCCAGGGAGATCATGGTCACCGCCACCGGACGGCGAATGGCCAGGCGGAACAGGGAGGGGGCGCCGTCGGCGGGGATGGACGGTCCGGACTCGGACGGGGAGGGGGTGGCTGGAGGGCGCATCAAAATCCGCTACGGGGGTATTGGGAATTCATCCGGAATCCGAGGGGAGGGCGGCATGGCTCTTTCTCCTCGAACAGCATGCTTGAGTCCCATGGGAGTGCGTCTGCTCCCAGTGTACCAGACCCGGGTAAAATTTCCGCCGCCCGTTGAAGCCAATTGGTCGAAGGGGAATGCTCCCGCGTCAGCAGTTTTTGAGGCGGGTTTTGCACCATTTACCCTGATTCGATTGGCAGGCCTGACTCCAAACCCGGCATTGTTTGGCATGGTGAATACTCAAATCGGCAAGAAACCGGTCCATTTCTTCTTCAAAGGAATTGGGATCGAATTCGAGCACCCGTTTGAATTCCCGGATGGCCCGTTGGTATTGCTTGAGGCCATTGTAGGCCTTACCCCGGTTGAGGTAGGCACGGGTATTGTTGGGATCGAGCTCGAGAACACGGTTT is a window encoding:
- a CDS encoding efflux RND transporter permease subunit, whose protein sequence is MRPPATPSPSESGPSIPADGAPSLFRLAIRRPVAVTMISLGVLIFGAVAYQRLEVALLPRFSHPTLTVRTAYPGSAPGEVEQFVTAPLEAQLSVASGLVEL